The region TGATTTTGAATTAGATCCATCGGCAGACGCTGTAATCTGGGTAAAACAAGTAGATCAGCCGGAAGCTTTTGGTGTGGTGAAATTAAATCAGAATAACGAAATTATTGAATTGGTTGAAAAACCAAAGGAATTCGTAAGTGATTTAGCCGTTATCGGAATTTATTATTTCAAAGAAATTGGAGTTTTGAGAAATGAACTTCAGAATGTTTTGGATAATAATATCAAAAATGGCGGAGAATACCAGATTAATGATGGTATCAAAGCGATGATGGCAAACGGAAAAGTTTTTAAAACCGGAAGTGTTGATGAATGGATGGATTGCGGAAACAAAGATGTTACTGTAGAAACTAATACAAGAATGCTTGGTTTTCTTCATAACGATGGAGAACATTTAGTAGATTATGGTGTGACATTAGAAAACTCAACAATTATTCCGCCATGTTACATTGGAGAAAATGTTGTTTTGAAAAACACTACGATTGGACCAAATGTTTCTTTAGGAAACGGATGTCATGTAACAGACAGTACCATCAAAAACAGTTTGATCCAGACTTATTCTCAAATCAAAAATGCTGACTTGGATAACGCAATGATTGGAAATCATGTAAGTTATGATGGTAAATTTACCAGTATCAGTATTGGAGATTATGCTGTTTTAGAATAAAATAAAAATTAAGAAAGTTTCGTTTTGTTTAAAATGTAGTTTTTAAAAATGATCAAAAAAAGAGTTTTTACTGTTTTGTTTCTTGCTTTATTCAGCACATCGTTTTCGGTTTTTGCACAGACAGAACCCGAAGATATTGCTATGGCAACTGACGAATATCAAGACTCATTTTATGAATCATTAAAACAAAAAGGAATTGAAAATTACGATAAAGCTATTGTGTCATTGGAGAAATGTATCAAACTAAAACCCAATGACGCTGTGGCTTATTTTGAATTAGGAAAAAACTATTTTGCTCTTAAAGAATATCGAAACGCACAGGATAATTTTGAAAAAGCAACGCAGTTAGATCCTAAAAACAAATGGTTTTGGCTGGGAATTTACGATGTAAGTTATGAAACCAAAAACTATCCGCTTGCGATTGAAACGATTCAGAAAATAATTGTTTTTGACGAGGAGTATAAAGACGATTTGATTTCGTTATACATGATTACCAATCAGTATGATAAAGCATTAATTGCGATTAACGAAATGAATGAAAAGTTTGGAAAATCGTCAGATCGTGAGATTTATAAGGCACAGATTTTATCGCAGGGGAAATATCAGAATGCAGAAATTGATAATTTGATTCAACAGATTAAAAAAGATCCAAAAGAAGAATCCAATTATTTGAATCTCATTCTTTTGTATTCAAAAAACAATGAAAATGAGAAATCTCTGGATGTTGCCAAACAATTAGCCAAAGAAATCCCAAATTCAGAATGGGCGCAGGTTAGTTTGTTTAAGACATACTTAGATGCCAATCAGGCAGATAAAGCTATCAAATCGATGAATGTGATTTTGGCAAGCTCAAAAATCGATTCAAAAATCAAACACAGAACTTTGAATGAATTTTTGATTTACGTCAATAAAAATCCACAATATTCTGCCGATTTAGAAAAAGCTATTTCTTATTTTGATAATGATCCAAATGTTGACGTTGCCAAAGAAATTGGAAAGTTTTATCATAGTAAAGGTCAGTTTGAGAATGCGATTAAATATTATGAAAAAGATTTAAAAGCCAATTCAGACACAGAGCTAGAAACCAATATGTTATTATTGGAAGCGTATTCTCAGACCAAACAATTTGAACCAATGACCAAAAGAGCCATGATGCTGATTGAAGTATATCCGAGTCAGGCTCAATTTTATTATTATGCAGGATTAGGAAGCAACCAGCAAAAGCAGTTTAAAAATGCAAAAACCGTTTTAGAAATGGGTCTTGATTATGTTGTTGATGATGTAAAATTAGAATCAAATTTTAATATTCAATTAGGAGAAGCATACAATGGATTGGGAGATGCTAAGAAAAAAGAGGAATACTTTTTGAAGGCAAATGAAATATTAAAGAAAAAAAAATAAAGGAGAAACTCAGATGAAAAAATATATAGCAGTACTAATTCTTTCGATTGCGGTTGTATCATGTAAGACGAAAGCAGTAGCAGTACAAAATAATACAAGCCCAATAGTTGCACCAAAAGAAGAGAAGAAAGTAATTGAAAAACATTACGATAATAAATTAGATTTTTCTACTTTGTACATAAAAGCAAGTGCAAAATATGTTGATGAGAAACAAAGCCAAAATGTTACAGCTGAAATCAGAATTGAAAAAGACAAACAGATTTTAATAAGCGTTCGTTTTTTGGGAATCACAATGGCGAAGGCTTTAATAACTCCTGATGCAGTAAGTTATTATGAGAAAATAAACAGCACTTATTACGAAGGAGATTTTACTAGTTTAAGTAAATGGCTGGGAACAGATTTAGATTATAGTAAAGTACAAAACTTACTGGTTGGTGAAGCTTTTGATGATTTAAGAAAAGGAAAATATACACAGACAATTGTTGAAAACCTTTTTAGACTGGACGAAGAGAAAGATGCGAATTTGAAGAAAACCTTTTTCTTAGATGGCGAAAAATATTTAATTCAGAAAGAGGAAATTTCACAGCCATCAGAAAACAGAACTTTACAGATTGCATACTCAGACAGCAAAACTTTCGATCAGGGAATACTCCCGACAAGTATTGAAATCAATGCGGTACAGCCAAAAGGAAAAACAAGCATTAATTTGAATTACAACAATATTTCATTTAATGAACAACTTTCTTTCCCTTACAGTGTTCCGAGTGGTTATAAAAAAATGACAATTAAGTAAATTTGCAAAAATAAAAATAGAAACATGCCAAAATTTCTCCTAAGTCTAGTTTTAGTTTGTGCCACTACTTTTGTATGGGCGCAGGATTCTCAGCAAGAAAAACTGGAACAGCGTAAAGCTCAAATTCAGCAGGAAATCAGAGACAATGAAAAAATGCTTCAGTCTGTTCGAAAAAAAGAGAAATCTGCTGTGAATGAATATTTGATTCAGGCAAATAAAATCAAACTGAAAGAGAAATTAATCAATACTACAGCAAAACAGGAAAGACTGATTAGTAATGACATGTATATTAATCAGGTTCAGGTTAATAAACTGAAAAAAGAATTAAAAGTCTTAAAAGAAGATTACGCGGAAATGATTTTAAAATCGTACAAAAGCCGATCTGAACAAAGCCGTGCCATGTTTATTTTATCTTCAGAGAGTTTTTTACAAGCTTATAAAAGAGCACAGTATTTAAAGCAATATACTAATTTCAGAAAAAATCAAGGCCTTGAAATTCAGTCAAAAACAGCACAATTAGTTGATTTTAATGCAAAACTTGACGGACAAAGACAAGTAAAAAAGAAGATTATTGCCGAAAACCAAAAAGAGAAAGTAACGCTTGAAGCAGAGAAAAAAGAACAGCAAAAATTGGTTAATTCGCTTAAAAAAGATAAAAATAAAATTGCTGCCGATATTCGATCCAAACAAAGTGAAGCAAAACGAATTGATAAACAAATTGATCGTTTAATTCGTGAAGCAATTGCTGAAGCCAATAGAAAAGCTGCAGCAGAAAGAGCAAAAGCAAACCCAGGTTCCAGCGAAGCAAAAGCACCGGTTTCTTCTTCTAAAATTGCGTTGACACCAGAAGACAAAATTTTAGCAGCCGATTTTAAAGCGAACAGAGGAAGATTGCCGTGGCCGGTAGAAAAAGGATTTATTTCTCTTGGGTACGGAGATCAGCCTCACCCATTGCATCCTTCGATTACGGTACACAATTCAGGAGTTGAGATTACAACTGAAGATGGTGCCAGCGCCAGAGCAGTATTTGCAGGAGAAGTTTCTAAAGTAATCGTTTTATCACCGGTAAACAAAGCAGTTGTAATTCAACATGGGGATTTCTTTACAGTATATCAAAACCTAAGTTCGGTTTCTGTTAGTCAGGGAGACAAAGTGACGATTAAACAAAATATTGGAAAAGTAAGAACAAGCGGAGATACAGGAAAAACAATCATTAAATTCCTGATTCTTCAAAATACTTCAAACAACAATCCGGAAGGATGGCTGCAAAGCAGATAAAAAACAAAAGGGAGCAAATTTGCTCCCTTTTTATTGACTAATAATTTTCTTCCAGGAAATATTTTAAAACATCTGTGGTGGTGACAATTCCCTTTAATTCTCCTTTATCAACAACTGGTGCGGCATGAAATTCTTCTTTTACAAAAATTTCAGCTAAGTCCCTAATAATAAGTTCTGATGAAACTGTCTTTGGTTTAGAAGTCATAACCTGAGGAATAGTGAGCATTTCTAATACAGCTTCATCTGCTCCCTCTTGTCCGTCAAATAATGCACCAAAAGTAAGACGGTTAATATCGGTGCGGCTGATAATTCCAACAACTTCTTTTCCGTTAACCACAGGAATATGACGAATAGAATTAGCTTTTAATTTGTTTACAACATTTTTTAAATTATCATTTTGATTTACAGTTATAACACTCTTTGTCATAATGTGACTTACCGGTTCTCTCTTTTTCATAATTTGATGGTGTTAGATTTATATCAAATATGAAAATTATTTGAAACTAATTAGATGATTTTTATCAGTACAAAAAATAAGAATAAGTAGTATTTTAGGTAGTTACTATTTACAGTAAGAAGATTTAATTCTGATTTCAAACAATAAAAATTACGATTCAAGTTCGTTTGAAATTGCTACGATTGAATTTAAAAATAGTATTTTTGCAGGATGGAAACAAATAGACAGAAAAAAATAGGCGGTGTCCTCCAGAAAGATCTGGTTGATATCCTGCAAGGTGAAGTGAGAAAAAACGGAATTTCTAATTTAGTAATTTCAGTGTCCAAAGTAAGTGTAACTACAGATTTGTCTGTAGCAACAGTATATTTAAGTATTTTTCCACAAGAAAAAGCCAAAGAGACTTTAGAGGCAATTAAAACAAATACAACTTTAATCAAACATGATTTGTCACAGCGCGTACGTTTGCAGTTACGTCGTGTTCCAAATTTAGTTTTCTTTATCGACGACTCTTTAGATTATATTGAGAAAATTGACAATGCACTTGCAGGAAAAGAAAACCCAATAGAAAATCGTGACCTTTTAGAAAAGAGAAGAAAGTCGTAATTTGAATTTCCCTTTATACATAGCCAAACGTTATATTTTTAGCAGCAGTAAAAATAATGCTATCAATATTATTAACCGAATTGCCAGCATGGGAATCATTGTTGGTACTATGGCTTTGTTTGTGGTTTTATCCGTCTTCAGCGGATTAAAAGTTTTCAGTCTCTCGTTTACAAACGAAATCGATCCTGATTTAAAACTGACAAGTACATACGGAAAGTCATTTTTTATTACACCGGATCAGGAAAGTCAAATCAAGAAAATGGATGGTGTTGCCTCATACACCAAAATTATAGAAGAGCGTGTTTTGTTTTTGTTTAAAGACAAACAGCAGGTTACTTATTTAAAAGGAGTTGATAGCACTTATGCCGTTGTTAACGATATAAAGAAAAAACTTTATAATGGTCAATGGCTTAAACCGGATAGTTTTCAGGTTGTAATTGGTTATGGATTAGCTCAAAATTTCTCAATGGGAATCATGGATTTTGAAAACCCACTTCAGATTTTTGCCCCAAAACCAGGAAAAGGGGCAATCGAAAATCCTGAAGAAGCTTTTAATAAAACAGATGTTCTTCCTGTTGGGATTTATTCAATAAGTGAAGAATTAGATTCTAAATACGTATTTGCAGATTTAGGTCTTGCGCAGGAATTATTATTGTATAAGCCAAATCAAATTTCCGGAATTGAGTTTAAGCTAAAAGAAAATGCAGATGAAAATGCAATCAAAAAACAGCTTAATTCTATTTTTAAAAACAAAATCACTTTAAAGAACAGGGCACAGTTAAATGAGTCTTTGTACAAAATGCTCAATACCGAAAATATTGTCGTTTATCTGATTTTTACTTTAGTAATCATTGTCGCTCTTTTTAATTTGGTCGGTGCTTTGATTATGATGATTTTAGAGAAAAAAGGAAATCTTAAAACCCTTTTTAATCTTGGAGCAGAAGTTGGTTATCTCAGAAGAATCTTTTTACTTCAGGGAACTTTATTAAGCTTTTTCGGTGGCCTGATCGGACTTGCTTTAGGAATCATCCTGGTTATTTTACAGCAACAATATGAGCTGATTATGATTACTCCAACATTAGCTTATCCGGTTGTTTTCTCTCTGGAAAATGTTCTAATTGTAATGACCACTATTGTTACACTTGGTTTTGCTGCTTCTTTAATTGCAAGCAGTCGTGTAAGCAAAAAATTACTGGATTAATTTCTTCCTAAAAAATATTACTTATATTTACTCCCTTGAAAATCTACAGCATATGATTGTTTCTGCCTAATCCTAATTTTATTTTTTTAGAATAATTAGGATACTTACGTTTTTAATTTTGAAGTTCAGATTACTACATCTGAACCAATTTTTTCATTTATCCTAAAATATCATGACAGAAACATCTATAAAGGAAAGTTTTATTTCCAAAATTTTTACCACAACAAAACAAGCCTTAAAAGGCGACGAATCATTTGATTATACTTCCGGAAGTATTAAAAAAGCCGTAATTCTATTAGCCATTCCGATGGTTTTAGAAATGATGATGGAATCGGTTTTTGCATTGGTTGATTTGTATTTCGTTGGACATTTAAAACACAGCAGTTTTGCCATTCAGACGGTT is a window of Flavobacterium crocinum DNA encoding:
- a CDS encoding sugar phosphate nucleotidyltransferase — its product is MKIIVPMAGRGSRLRPHTLTVPKPLIPIAGKSIVHRLVEDIAKILKEPIEEVAFVLGDEAFFGDDVVASLTDLAKGLGAKASIYRQDQPLGTGHAIMCAKDSLSGPAVIAYADTLIRADFELDPSADAVIWVKQVDQPEAFGVVKLNQNNEIIELVEKPKEFVSDLAVIGIYYFKEIGVLRNELQNVLDNNIKNGGEYQINDGIKAMMANGKVFKTGSVDEWMDCGNKDVTVETNTRMLGFLHNDGEHLVDYGVTLENSTIIPPCYIGENVVLKNTTIGPNVSLGNGCHVTDSTIKNSLIQTYSQIKNADLDNAMIGNHVSYDGKFTSISIGDYAVLE
- a CDS encoding tetratricopeptide repeat protein; this translates as MIKKRVFTVLFLALFSTSFSVFAQTEPEDIAMATDEYQDSFYESLKQKGIENYDKAIVSLEKCIKLKPNDAVAYFELGKNYFALKEYRNAQDNFEKATQLDPKNKWFWLGIYDVSYETKNYPLAIETIQKIIVFDEEYKDDLISLYMITNQYDKALIAINEMNEKFGKSSDREIYKAQILSQGKYQNAEIDNLIQQIKKDPKEESNYLNLILLYSKNNENEKSLDVAKQLAKEIPNSEWAQVSLFKTYLDANQADKAIKSMNVILASSKIDSKIKHRTLNEFLIYVNKNPQYSADLEKAISYFDNDPNVDVAKEIGKFYHSKGQFENAIKYYEKDLKANSDTELETNMLLLEAYSQTKQFEPMTKRAMMLIEVYPSQAQFYYYAGLGSNQQKQFKNAKTVLEMGLDYVVDDVKLESNFNIQLGEAYNGLGDAKKKEEYFLKANEILKKKK
- a CDS encoding DUF4292 domain-containing protein yields the protein MKKYIAVLILSIAVVSCKTKAVAVQNNTSPIVAPKEEKKVIEKHYDNKLDFSTLYIKASAKYVDEKQSQNVTAEIRIEKDKQILISVRFLGITMAKALITPDAVSYYEKINSTYYEGDFTSLSKWLGTDLDYSKVQNLLVGEAFDDLRKGKYTQTIVENLFRLDEEKDANLKKTFFLDGEKYLIQKEEISQPSENRTLQIAYSDSKTFDQGILPTSIEINAVQPKGKTSINLNYNNISFNEQLSFPYSVPSGYKKMTIK
- a CDS encoding murein hydrolase activator EnvC family protein, with the translated sequence MPKFLLSLVLVCATTFVWAQDSQQEKLEQRKAQIQQEIRDNEKMLQSVRKKEKSAVNEYLIQANKIKLKEKLINTTAKQERLISNDMYINQVQVNKLKKELKVLKEDYAEMILKSYKSRSEQSRAMFILSSESFLQAYKRAQYLKQYTNFRKNQGLEIQSKTAQLVDFNAKLDGQRQVKKKIIAENQKEKVTLEAEKKEQQKLVNSLKKDKNKIAADIRSKQSEAKRIDKQIDRLIREAIAEANRKAAAERAKANPGSSEAKAPVSSSKIALTPEDKILAADFKANRGRLPWPVEKGFISLGYGDQPHPLHPSITVHNSGVEITTEDGASARAVFAGEVSKVIVLSPVNKAVVIQHGDFFTVYQNLSSVSVSQGDKVTIKQNIGKVRTSGDTGKTIIKFLILQNTSNNNPEGWLQSR
- a CDS encoding CBS domain-containing protein; its protein translation is MKKREPVSHIMTKSVITVNQNDNLKNVVNKLKANSIRHIPVVNGKEVVGIISRTDINRLTFGALFDGQEGADEAVLEMLTIPQVMTSKPKTVSSELIIRDLAEIFVKEEFHAAPVVDKGELKGIVTTTDVLKYFLEENY
- the rbfA gene encoding 30S ribosome-binding factor RbfA, whose product is METNRQKKIGGVLQKDLVDILQGEVRKNGISNLVISVSKVSVTTDLSVATVYLSIFPQEKAKETLEAIKTNTTLIKHDLSQRVRLQLRRVPNLVFFIDDSLDYIEKIDNALAGKENPIENRDLLEKRRKS
- a CDS encoding ABC transporter permease; the protein is MNFPLYIAKRYIFSSSKNNAINIINRIASMGIIVGTMALFVVLSVFSGLKVFSLSFTNEIDPDLKLTSTYGKSFFITPDQESQIKKMDGVASYTKIIEERVLFLFKDKQQVTYLKGVDSTYAVVNDIKKKLYNGQWLKPDSFQVVIGYGLAQNFSMGIMDFENPLQIFAPKPGKGAIENPEEAFNKTDVLPVGIYSISEELDSKYVFADLGLAQELLLYKPNQISGIEFKLKENADENAIKKQLNSIFKNKITLKNRAQLNESLYKMLNTENIVVYLIFTLVIIVALFNLVGALIMMILEKKGNLKTLFNLGAEVGYLRRIFLLQGTLLSFFGGLIGLALGIILVILQQQYELIMITPTLAYPVVFSLENVLIVMTTIVTLGFAASLIASSRVSKKLLD